In the Bacteroidales bacterium genome, GAGACATAATGTTGTTATGTGATTCAAATAATGTATCACTTATTGACACCAATATGTTATTAAGAGTTTCTTGCTCTTCAATACTCCAATTGTTTTTAATTTTAAGTAATTTATCTTCGATGTATGGAAAGTCTTCTGAATGTAATTTGCTAAGTTTAATTTTGTCGGGAGTGTCATTTATCCGTTCAATAAAAACCCAGTTCTTTATTAACATTTTCGAATTTGTAATAAGAAAATAAAGATCGTTCAAATAAGAAACTGAAGGTGTATAAATATTTGCAATTTCTTCATTTAGTTTTTTATTTTTTTGTAATGTTATAAAAGTTAATGTGCTGCTTAAAATTACAGCAATAGTGATTATACCAAAGCCAAAAATAAGCTTTTTCCCAACAGTAAATCTAAACTTCATAGATTACAATTTTAAAATTCTTTATGTTAATTTACTATTATTGCTAATTTTTCAAGATATGAACTAACTTTTAGACCATATTTTGAAGCAGTACTTTTTTTAAATTCAAATTTTATTTTTCCTTCTTTGACAACAAAATTTATAGTAGCACCCTGTTGTATAAGTCCTTTTTTTTCTGTAACAATTAATGTGTTGCTATTACTTAATTGAGAAGTACATTCTCCAATTAATTTGCTTTTTGATAAAGGAACAAATAAAATATGACATTTGCTAATTTCAGCAGGTGTTTTGTACCTTTTTACAACTATAGTTTGGGTTCCTACCTTTTTTGATGTTGTAATTTTTTCTAATTCTGAAATAATTAGAGGATTTCCCAGTACTCCAATAATAAAATCACCTGTTTTGTATGCAGCAGGCCATTCAAAATGTTTAGTAAAATTATAAATAAATATTGCTTTGTATTTTGCTTCTTGGGCATTAACATTAAAAGTAATAAAAAATAAAAAAGAAAATAAAATATAATAAATACTTTTCATTAGTGAATAATTAAAGTTTTAACTAGTGTCATGTCAAATATTATTAATACTAATTAGAGTTTGTTTGTAAAGTCCATACTTCTGTTCGTAATTGCGAGGAGGAACGACGAAGTAATCTGATATTAAGCACATTAATTAAAAGGTTACTTCACTATGTTCGCAATGACGTACTTTGTGGACGGACACTAATTATTCGTTGAAACAAATGTACAAATTTATTTGATTTTTAATAATAGTAAATGCTTAATTTTTAGGGTTAGAAGAAATATTATTTGTAACGTCCATTATCTCAAGGTTTAGAAGGCCATCTATGGAGAGATCGTATGAAATTTCATATTTTTCTTTGATTAAAAAATCTTCTTTAATAATTACTTCCATAAGTCCCTTTAAAGAAATTTCATAATTTGGGGTAACTAAAGGAACATCTGTAATATGAATTGGAATTTCGATATTTAATAAATCTTCTATAGGAATATCACATGAAACGATATATTTATAGCTTATATCAATATCTTTTACAATTTCAATTTCCATTAAGTCTTTAATTGATAAATTATAAGTTGGTTGTAAAGTATAATTTAAAGTATCTTTAATAATATTTAATTGAATAAGTTCATCTATTGAAATGTCGTAAGTTAATGTATCACTACTAACTCCAAATGTTATTAATGAATTAAAAATAATAAACAATAATATAATGTTAAAAAACCTATTATTCATGGAATTATTGTAATGATTTTAATTAACCAAAATTGCAAGTTGTTGTAAACTGGAACTGACTTTTAGACCCATTTTAGAAGTATTAGCCATATTTAGCTCAAATTTTTGTTTGTTTTCTCTGATTACGAAATTTATAGATGAACCTTTACTTGCCATACCTTCTTTTTCAGTAATAATAAGAGTATTTTTCTGTCCAATTTTTGAAACAGCCTTACCTATTTCATCGCTTTTTGAAGAAGGAATAAATAAAACATGACAAACTCCAATTTCATCAGCTGACTTGTATATTTTTATAACAATTGGTTGACTACCTACTTTTTTAGCAGCTGCCAGATTATTTAATTCTCCTTCAATCGGTGAATTGCCTAAAATGCCAATTACAAAGTCTCCTGAACGGACAGAAGCAGGCCATTCAATATATTTTGTGAAATTATAAATAAATATTGATTGAAGTTTTGGTACCTGAGCATTAAGATTAATTATTATACCAAGGAAAAGAATTAGTATTATTCCGAATTTTAATTTTTTCA is a window encoding:
- a CDS encoding YfiR family protein, with the protein product MKSIYYILFSFLFFITFNVNAQEAKYKAIFIYNFTKHFEWPAAYKTGDFIIGVLGNPLIISELEKITTSKKVGTQTIVVKRYKTPAEISKCHILFVPLSKSKLIGECTSQLSNSNTLIVTEKKGLIQQGATINFVVKEGKIKFEFKKSTASKYGLKVSSYLEKLAIIVN
- a CDS encoding YfiR family protein; translation: MKKLKFGIILILFLGIIINLNAQVPKLQSIFIYNFTKYIEWPASVRSGDFVIGILGNSPIEGELNNLAAAKKVGSQPIVIKIYKSADEIGVCHVLFIPSSKSDEIGKAVSKIGQKNTLIITEKEGMASKGSSINFVIRENKQKFELNMANTSKMGLKVSSSLQQLAILVN